One Brachybacterium aquaticum genomic region harbors:
- the xseA gene encoding exodeoxyribonuclease VII large subunit: MTQTSPTPDGDGSPPPRPALAATAAQTTAENPWPLRQLSVKVGEYVARMSPLWVEGEIVQLNRRPGSGLSFMTLRDIDVDMSFSVPIREHVLRALPVEPVPGARVVVHAKPTFWTKRGTLQLEADDIRPVGLGELLARLEQLKRVLAAEGLFAASRKQPLPFLPRVVGLICGRESAAERDVVVNARRRWPAVQFEIREVAVQGTKAVREVSAALKELDAREDVDVIIISRGGGSLEDLLPFSDEQLVRLVAGAATPIVSAIGHEVDTPLIDLAADVRASTPTDAAKRVVPDIQAEIEQLDLGRTRLRSAIRARLEREQSALDAMRSRPVLENPSSILAGRADEVRSRIALARTLIGSRLDRAGDEVAHLGRQVRALSPLATLERGYAVVQTADGTIVRDAAGADVGQALSVRVAGGRFGAERTAHDPYVPPTTDPDQTSPRSTQ; encoded by the coding sequence ATGACGCAGACCTCCCCCACCCCGGACGGAGACGGCTCCCCACCGCCCCGCCCGGCCCTCGCCGCCACCGCCGCGCAGACCACCGCGGAGAACCCGTGGCCGCTGCGGCAGCTGTCGGTGAAGGTGGGCGAGTACGTGGCACGGATGTCGCCGCTGTGGGTCGAGGGCGAGATCGTCCAGCTGAACCGCCGCCCCGGCTCGGGGCTGAGCTTCATGACCCTGCGGGACATCGACGTGGACATGTCCTTCTCCGTCCCGATCCGCGAGCACGTGCTGCGCGCCCTGCCGGTCGAACCGGTGCCCGGCGCGCGCGTGGTCGTCCACGCCAAGCCCACCTTCTGGACCAAGCGCGGCACGCTCCAGCTCGAGGCCGACGACATCCGCCCGGTCGGGCTCGGCGAGCTGCTCGCCCGGCTCGAGCAGCTCAAGCGGGTCCTCGCCGCGGAGGGGCTGTTCGCCGCCTCCCGCAAGCAGCCGCTTCCCTTCCTGCCGCGCGTGGTGGGGCTGATCTGCGGGCGGGAGTCCGCCGCGGAGCGGGACGTGGTCGTCAACGCCCGTCGCCGCTGGCCCGCGGTGCAGTTCGAGATCCGCGAGGTCGCGGTGCAAGGCACGAAGGCGGTGCGGGAGGTCTCCGCGGCGCTGAAGGAGCTCGACGCCCGCGAGGACGTCGACGTCATCATCATCTCCCGCGGCGGCGGGTCGCTCGAGGACCTGCTCCCCTTCTCCGACGAGCAGCTTGTGCGGCTCGTCGCCGGGGCCGCCACCCCGATCGTCTCCGCGATCGGCCACGAGGTGGACACCCCGCTGATCGACCTCGCCGCGGACGTGCGCGCCTCCACCCCGACCGATGCCGCCAAGCGGGTGGTCCCGGACATCCAGGCCGAGATCGAGCAGCTCGACCTGGGCCGCACGCGCCTGCGCTCGGCGATCCGGGCCCGCCTCGAGCGGGAGCAGTCCGCGCTGGACGCGATGCGCTCGAGGCCGGTGCTCGAGAACCCCTCGAGCATCCTCGCCGGCCGGGCCGACGAGGTCCGCTCCCGCATCGCGCTGGCCCGCACCCTGATCGGCTCGCGCCTGGACCGGGCGGGCGACGAGGTCGCCCACCTCGGCCGACAGGTCCGCGCGCTCAGCCCGCTGGCGACCCTCGAGCGCGGCTACGCCGTGGTGCAGACGGCCGACGGCACGATCGTGCGCGACGCCGCCGGGGCCGACGTCGGCCAGGCCCTGTCCGTGCGCGTCGCCGGTGGCCGCTTCGGCGCCGAGCGCACCGCGCACGACCCCTACGTCCCCCCGACCACCGATCCCGACCAGACCTCCCCGAGGAGCACGCAGTGA
- a CDS encoding 4-hydroxy-3-methylbut-2-enyl diphosphate reductase: MVGVSTGKVLLAEPRGYCAGVDRAVVAVERALEHYDETVYVRHEIVHNKLVVDRLKEKGAVFVEEVDEVPEGSLVIFSAHGISPKVREMAEARNLRTIDATCPLVTKVHKEAVRFARQDYDILLVGHTGHEEVEGTAGEAPDHVQIVNSPDDVGSVTVRDPEKVVWLSQTTLSVDETMETVDRLRERFPTLQSPPSDDICYATQNRQVAIKKIAPDADLVLVVGSPNSSNSVRLMEVAKEAGAKASHRIDNVSELREEWFEGVETVGVTSGASVPDVLVQQLLAELAERGYGDVEPVRTATEDLMFSLPRELRQEMKNRGETDRRSKPSGDRATAES, encoded by the coding sequence ATGGTGGGCGTGAGCACCGGAAAAGTCCTCCTTGCCGAGCCCCGCGGGTACTGCGCGGGCGTCGACCGCGCCGTGGTCGCCGTCGAGCGCGCCCTCGAGCACTACGATGAGACCGTGTACGTGCGCCACGAGATCGTGCACAACAAGCTCGTCGTGGACCGCCTGAAGGAGAAGGGCGCCGTGTTCGTCGAGGAGGTCGACGAGGTCCCCGAGGGCTCGCTCGTGATCTTCTCCGCCCACGGCATCTCCCCGAAGGTCCGCGAGATGGCCGAGGCGCGGAACCTGCGCACCATCGACGCGACCTGCCCGCTGGTGACCAAGGTGCACAAGGAGGCGGTGCGCTTCGCCCGACAGGACTATGACATCCTTCTGGTGGGCCACACCGGCCATGAGGAGGTCGAGGGCACCGCCGGTGAGGCGCCGGACCACGTCCAGATCGTCAACTCCCCGGACGACGTCGGCAGCGTGACCGTGCGCGACCCGGAGAAGGTCGTGTGGCTCTCGCAGACCACCCTCAGCGTCGACGAGACGATGGAGACCGTGGACCGCCTGCGCGAGCGGTTCCCGACCCTTCAGTCCCCGCCCAGCGACGACATCTGCTACGCCACCCAGAACCGCCAGGTCGCGATCAAGAAGATCGCCCCGGACGCGGACCTGGTGCTCGTGGTCGGCTCCCCGAACTCCTCGAACTCCGTGCGCCTCATGGAGGTCGCCAAGGAGGCCGGGGCCAAGGCCTCCCACCGCATCGACAACGTCTCCGAGCTGCGCGAGGAGTGGTTCGAGGGCGTCGAGACCGTGGGCGTCACTTCCGGCGCCTCCGTGCCGGACGTCCTGGTCCAGCAGCTGCTGGCCGAGCTCGCCGAGCGCGGCTACGGCGACGTGGAGCCCGTCCGCACCGCCACCGAGGACCTCATGTTCTCCCTCCCGCGCGAGCTGCGCCAGGAGATGAAGAACCGCGGCGAGACCGACCGCCGCTCCAAGCCCTCCGGGGACCGCGCGACTGCGGAGTCCTGA
- the ychF gene encoding redox-regulated ATPase YchF translates to MALTIGIVGLPNVGKSTLFNALTRAEVLAANYPFATIDPNVGVVPLPDPRLAQLAGIFGSEKLVPATVSFVDIAGIVKGASEGEGLGNKFLANIREADAICQVTRAFADPDVTRVEGSTDPSSDMEVISTELILADLQTIESAMPRLEKETKRGLLDSAVLENVTKAKALLETGKTLYQGAKDAGIDVTALRELQLMTAKPFIYVFNTDEEGLADEASQQALRNLVAPAEAIFLDAKFESELIELDADEAAEMLESTGQEESGLDQLARVGFDTLGLQTYLTAGPKESRAWTIPKGATAPQAAGVIHTDFERGFIKAEIVSFDHLLEAGSMAEAKAKGWVRMEGKEYVMRDGDVVEFRFNV, encoded by the coding sequence GTGGCTCTTACTATCGGAATCGTCGGACTGCCCAACGTCGGCAAGTCCACCCTGTTCAACGCCCTGACCCGCGCCGAGGTGCTCGCCGCGAACTACCCGTTCGCGACCATCGATCCCAACGTCGGCGTGGTGCCCCTGCCCGACCCGCGGCTCGCGCAGCTCGCGGGTATCTTCGGCAGCGAGAAGCTGGTCCCCGCGACCGTGTCCTTCGTGGACATCGCCGGGATCGTCAAGGGCGCCAGCGAAGGCGAAGGCCTGGGCAACAAGTTCCTCGCCAACATCCGCGAGGCCGACGCGATCTGCCAGGTCACTCGCGCCTTCGCCGACCCCGACGTGACCCGCGTGGAGGGCTCCACCGACCCCTCCAGCGACATGGAGGTCATCTCCACCGAGCTGATCCTCGCCGACCTCCAGACCATCGAGAGCGCCATGCCGCGCCTGGAGAAGGAGACCAAGCGCGGCCTGCTGGACTCCGCGGTGCTCGAGAACGTCACCAAGGCCAAGGCGCTGCTGGAGACCGGTAAGACCCTCTATCAGGGCGCGAAGGACGCCGGCATCGACGTCACCGCCCTGCGCGAGCTGCAGCTGATGACTGCCAAGCCCTTCATCTACGTCTTCAACACCGACGAGGAGGGGCTGGCAGACGAGGCCTCCCAGCAGGCGCTGCGCAACCTCGTCGCCCCCGCCGAGGCGATCTTCCTGGACGCCAAGTTCGAGTCCGAGCTCATCGAGCTCGACGCCGACGAGGCCGCCGAGATGCTCGAGAGCACCGGCCAGGAGGAGTCGGGCCTGGACCAGCTGGCCCGCGTCGGCTTCGACACCCTGGGCCTGCAGACCTACCTCACCGCCGGCCCCAAGGAGTCCCGCGCCTGGACGATCCCCAAGGGTGCCACCGCCCCGCAGGCCGCCGGCGTCATCCACACCGACTTCGAGCGCGGCTTCATCAAGGCCGAGATCGTCTCCTTCGACCACCTCCTCGAGGCCGGCTCCATGGCCGAGGCCAAGGCCAAGGGCTGGGTCCGCATGGAGGGCAAGGAATACGTCATGCGCGACGGCGACGTGGTTGAATTCAGGTTCAATGTCTAA
- a CDS encoding DNA recombination protein RmuC, whose amino-acid sequence MSGTQMLLLGLVLGALLGAAATFLVMRERARAALQVRRAGEESADRLLRLADERHERDVARRDAAEEEREAELQRTLAPLTATLSQLERSLARSEAARTEAEGALRNHLGELGRRAQSLEQGTSALTAALRAPTARGRWGEVQLRRIVEAAGMLEHVDFTEQLRGMRADGDKGQRPDLVVRLAGGRTLVVDAKAPMDAYLDAVEETDPQRARTRRAAHAKALRHHVDQISAKAYWKALGDTPEFTVLFVPSDGVLAAALESDPDLLEHGFARDVVIASPATLVALLRTVAHTWRTDALNRDAREVLETGRELHHRLGTFTSHLSKVGRSLDSSVAAFNDAVGSLQSRVMVTARKFEDLNLAGTRLEEVEQLTRRARTLEDEEIAALADPAAGIGSGVAGTRPGDAAHGGEDRRAGRAAG is encoded by the coding sequence ATGAGCGGAACACAGATGCTCCTGCTGGGCCTCGTCCTCGGCGCGCTGCTCGGCGCGGCCGCGACGTTCCTGGTGATGCGCGAGCGGGCACGGGCGGCGCTGCAGGTCCGTCGTGCGGGCGAGGAGTCGGCGGACCGGCTGCTGCGCCTGGCCGACGAGCGTCACGAGCGCGACGTCGCCCGGCGAGACGCCGCCGAGGAGGAGCGGGAGGCGGAGCTGCAGCGCACCCTCGCGCCGCTCACCGCGACCCTCTCCCAGCTCGAGCGGTCCCTCGCCCGCTCCGAGGCGGCCCGCACCGAGGCCGAGGGGGCGCTGCGCAACCACCTCGGCGAACTCGGCCGGCGCGCGCAGTCCCTCGAGCAGGGGACCTCCGCGCTGACCGCCGCGCTGCGCGCTCCCACTGCGCGCGGGCGCTGGGGCGAGGTGCAGCTGCGACGGATCGTCGAGGCCGCAGGGATGCTCGAGCACGTGGACTTCACCGAGCAGCTGCGCGGGATGCGGGCCGACGGGGACAAGGGGCAGCGTCCGGACCTCGTGGTTCGCCTCGCCGGCGGGCGCACGCTCGTGGTCGATGCGAAGGCGCCCATGGACGCCTACCTCGACGCGGTCGAGGAGACCGATCCGCAGCGGGCCCGCACCCGCCGCGCCGCGCACGCCAAGGCGCTGCGCCACCACGTGGACCAGATCTCCGCCAAGGCCTACTGGAAGGCGCTCGGGGACACCCCCGAGTTCACGGTGCTGTTCGTGCCGAGCGACGGGGTGCTCGCCGCGGCGCTCGAGTCCGATCCGGACCTGCTCGAGCACGGCTTCGCCCGGGACGTGGTGATCGCCTCCCCCGCCACGCTCGTCGCCCTGCTGCGCACCGTCGCGCACACCTGGCGCACCGACGCCCTGAACCGCGACGCCCGCGAGGTGCTCGAGACCGGGCGCGAGCTGCACCACCGGCTCGGCACGTTCACCTCGCACCTGTCCAAGGTGGGACGCTCGCTGGACTCCTCGGTCGCCGCGTTCAACGACGCGGTCGGCTCCCTGCAGTCGCGGGTGATGGTCACCGCCCGGAAGTTCGAGGACCTGAACCTCGCCGGGACCCGGCTCGAGGAGGTCGAGCAGCTCACCCGCCGCGCCCGCACCCTGGAGGACGAGGAGATCGCGGCGCTCGCGGACCCGGCTGCGGGCATCGGGTCGGGGGTCGCGGGCACGAGGCCGGGCGACGCGGCGCACGGAGGCGAGGACCGGCGCGCAGGGCGCGCCGCCGGCTGA
- a CDS encoding winged helix-turn-helix transcriptional regulator: MPSLAYDPYVHDCPSRQLLDRIGDRWTVLVIGALEDGPQRFSQLARRVDGVSQKMLTQTLRYLEADGLVLRTAHPEIPPRVEYELTDLGTSLLEPLGALLSWAKDHMGEVQASRDALASAG, translated from the coding sequence ATGCCGTCTCTCGCCTACGACCCCTACGTCCACGACTGCCCCTCCCGGCAGCTGCTGGACCGCATCGGTGACCGCTGGACGGTGCTGGTCATCGGCGCCCTCGAGGACGGCCCGCAGCGCTTCTCCCAGCTCGCCCGCCGGGTCGACGGCGTGAGCCAGAAGATGCTCACCCAGACCCTCCGCTATCTGGAGGCCGACGGGCTCGTGCTGCGCACCGCGCACCCCGAGATCCCGCCGCGCGTGGAGTACGAGCTCACGGACCTCGGCACCTCGCTGCTCGAGCCGCTCGGGGCGCTGCTGTCCTGGGCGAAGGACCACATGGGCGAGGTGCAGGCCTCGCGGGACGCACTCGCGTCGGCGGGCTGA
- a CDS encoding NAD(P)-dependent oxidoreductase: MARIVVLGGTGYAGTGIVTEAAQRGHDVLSVSRTAPAELPAGAAHRAGDLRDEALLAEVLEGADVVIAASAPRGELAEPGVLRGIYATVARLAGEKGARFGVVGGAGSTLVAEGGPRVQDTPDFPDAFKPEAKELTAVLEDLRADETGLDWFFVSPAGGFGAYAPGERTGAYRASDDVLLVDADGNSSLSAEDLGVAILDEIQQPAHRRARFHVAY; this comes from the coding sequence ATGGCTCGCATCGTCGTCCTCGGAGGGACCGGATACGCCGGCACCGGCATCGTCACGGAGGCCGCGCAGCGCGGCCACGACGTCCTCTCCGTATCCCGCACCGCCCCGGCGGAGCTCCCCGCCGGCGCCGCGCACCGCGCGGGGGATCTGCGGGACGAGGCGCTGCTCGCCGAGGTCCTCGAGGGGGCCGACGTCGTCATCGCCGCCTCCGCCCCGCGCGGTGAGCTCGCCGAGCCCGGCGTCCTGCGCGGCATCTACGCCACCGTCGCCCGCCTCGCGGGCGAGAAGGGCGCGCGCTTCGGCGTCGTCGGCGGGGCCGGCTCGACGCTCGTCGCCGAGGGCGGCCCGCGGGTGCAGGACACACCCGACTTCCCCGACGCGTTCAAGCCCGAGGCGAAGGAGCTCACCGCCGTGCTCGAGGACCTCCGGGCCGACGAGACCGGGCTCGACTGGTTCTTCGTCAGCCCCGCGGGCGGCTTCGGCGCCTACGCCCCCGGCGAGCGCACCGGCGCCTACCGGGCCAGCGACGACGTGCTCCTCGTCGACGCCGACGGGAACTCCTCCCTCTCCGCCGAGGACCTCGGCGTCGCGATTCTCGACGAGATCCAGCAGCCCGCGCATCGCCGCGCCCGCTTCCACGTCGCCTACTGA